CGCCCGAAGAGGAACCCCACCGCCAGCGACATCGCCAGCCCCACGGGGAAGCTGAGCGCGGTGGCCGCCGTGTAGACCAGCGCCGCGCCCACCAGCATCGCCGCGTAGTTGCGCCGGGTGAAGGCCAGCAGCGCCTCCCGGTGCTCCTTGAGCGCCTCGAAGCTGGCCCAGCGCTGCCCGCCCAGCGCGAAGAAGGCGACCAGACTGCCGAAGATGACCGTCGCCAGCGCGACCTTCTTCCAGTTCACCCGCCGGCGCCGCGGCCGCGGCCCCCCGGCCACGCCGCCCATCACCGACGTGCTCACGCGCGGCGCCCCCGCCCGCCCGGGCGGGGGAAGCGGATCGCGGCGGCCGGGGAGAGTGCGTGCATGCGCGGGCTCCGGTGGCGCTCCACGCCAGGCCGGGACCCGGCGGCGCGGGAGCATCGGAGGAAGGGGCAAGGGGTTACGGCCTGCCAATGTAGTGCGTACGGCCGCGTCCGCAAACGGAATCGTCCGCCGCGGGGCGGTTGATGCCGGCCGCCCGGCGCGCTACTCTGCCGCGTCCACCCGGTCCCAACCCCGTCCCCGGAGGCTTCCCGATGCCGTCTCCCAGCAGCGACCGGCACCACCGCCTGGCGGAGGAGCGCGGGCCCGTCGGCGTGGCGGTCGTGACCGTGAGCGACTCGCGCACGCCCGAGACCGACACCAACGGCGCCTGGCTGCGCGAGGCGATCGCGGCCGCGGGGCACGCCGAGGCCGGCTACCGGCTGATCCGCGACGAGCCCGGGGAGGTGGCGGCGGCGCTGGAGGAGATGACGGCGGGGGAGGCGCGCGTGGTGGTCTTCAACGGGGGGACGGGGATCGCCCCGCGCGACACCACCTACGACGTGCTGGTCCGCACGCTGGAGAAGCCGCTCCCGGGCTTCGGCGAGCTGTTCCGGATGCTCTCGTGGGAGCAGGTGGGCCCCGCGGCCATGCTCTCGCGCGCCACGGCGGGCGTCTACCGGGGCCGCGTCGTCTTCTCCCTCCCCGGCTCCCCCGCGGCCGTCCGCCTGGCCTGGGAGCGGCTGATCGCCCCCGAGCTGCGGCACCTGGCCTGGCTGGTGGAGGGGTGATCCGCAACTGAAAGGTCTCAAACGGAGTCAACGGAGTTAACGGAGAAACCCCTCTGTCGTTCTCCGTTGACTCCGTTTCCTCCGTGTGATGCGCCTTTGCGGAGGATGCGGGAACGCGCGAGATTGCCCAGCACTCGTAAACTTCCATCCCATCTGCAGCAGACGCAGGTCGACCATGCCCCGATCCCGGTTCGTCCGCCGCACGCTTCCGCTCGCCGCCGCGCTCGCCACGCTCCTCGCCGGCTCACCTGACGCGGGCGCGCAGACGCTCTCGCGCGAGGAGCGGCGCATCGTGGAGTACGTGGACGCGCACACCGAGGAGGCCATCGCGCTGCTGGAGCGCCTGGTGAACGTCAACAGCGGGACGATGAACCCCGAGGGGGTGCGCGAGGTGGGGCGCATCCTGGGGGCGCAGCTCGACTCGCTGGGCTTCGAGACGCGCTGGGTGAGCCTGCCCGACTCGCTGCGCCGCGCCGGGCACCTCTTCGCCGAGCGCCGCGGGCGGCGGGGGAAGCGCCTGCTGCTGATCGGCCACCTGGACACGGTGTTCGAGAAGGACAGCCCCTTCCAGCGCTTCGCCCGCAGCGGCAACCTGGCGGGCGGCCCCGGCGTGAACGACATGAAGGGCGGCGACGTGGTGATCGTCTACGCCCTGCGCGCGCTCTCCGCCGCGGGCGCGCTGGGCGACCGGCGGATCGTCGTGGCGCTGACCGGCGACGAGGAGA
This is a stretch of genomic DNA from Longimicrobium sp.. It encodes these proteins:
- a CDS encoding molybdenum cofactor biosynthesis protein B, producing MPSPSSDRHHRLAEERGPVGVAVVTVSDSRTPETDTNGAWLREAIAAAGHAEAGYRLIRDEPGEVAAALEEMTAGEARVVVFNGGTGIAPRDTTYDVLVRTLEKPLPGFGELFRMLSWEQVGPAAMLSRATAGVYRGRVVFSLPGSPAAVRLAWERLIAPELRHLAWLVEG